One region of Chrysemys picta bellii isolate R12L10 chromosome 21, ASM1138683v2, whole genome shotgun sequence genomic DNA includes:
- the DFFA gene encoding DNA fragmentation factor subunit alpha isoform X2, which produces MAGEAPGSGEGVSPLKQCLIRRKSQQEHHGVAASCLRELRNKDGGTAWLSRESIDEVDSGEEKWKHLARQLKDDLSSIILMSEEDLQVLIDVPCSDLAHELSQNQPKTQMLQDTLQQALDRREEERQSKQLLELYMKALKNEGSILIKASEPDAAPREEMNVVDTDSSNAGASTKRSLSSEILAALKEKRAPELSLDSQDLELVFKEDTEALALALSWDKQKTEALQQACDQELSRRLQQVQALHSLRSISKGKKKLPWGDWLSSKRKK; this is translated from the exons ATGGCGGGAGAGGCTCCCGGAAGCGGGGAGGGGGTCTCTCCGCTGAAGCAGTGCCTGATCCGGCGGAAGAGCCAGCAAGAGCACCACGGGGTGGCGGCCTCCTGCCTGCGGGAGCTGCGGAACAAGG ATGGGGGCACAGCCTGGCTCTCAAGGGAGTCCATAGATGAAGTGGATAGTGGTGAAGAGAAGTGGAAGCATCTGGCAAGACAGCTGAAGGATGACCTGTCCAGCATCATTTTGATGTCTGAGGAAGACCTCCAG GTTCTCATTGATGTACCATGTTCAGACTTGGCCCATGAGCTTTCCCAAAATCAACCAAAAACCCAGATGTTACAGGACACCCTGCAGCAGGCGCTGGACAGACGAGAGGAAGAACGCCAATCCAAACAGCTCCTGGAACTCTACATGAAGGCCTTGAAGAATGAAGGCAGCATTTTAATCAAGGCATCAG AACCTGACGCTGCACCCAGGGAGGAGATGAATGTAGTCGACACTGATAGCAGCAATGCAGGTGCCTCCACCAAAAGATCGCTCAGTAGCGAGATCCTTGCTGCACTGAAAGAGAAACGTGCCCCAGAACTCAGCTTAGACAGTCAGGATCTAGAG CTGGTTTTCAAGGAAGACACAGAAGCCTTGGCTCTGGCACTGAGCTGGGATAAGCAGAAGACTGAAGCTCTCCAGCAGGCCTGTGATCAGGAGCTCTCCAGGCGCCTACAGCAAGTGCAGGCTCTACACTCCCTGAGGAGTATATCAAAGGGCAAGAAAAAGCTGCCCTGGGGAGACTGGTTGAGTTCAAAACGCAAGAAGTAA
- the DFFA gene encoding DNA fragmentation factor subunit alpha isoform X1 has translation MAGEAPGSGEGVSPLKQCLIRRKSQQEHHGVAASCLRELRNKACDILAIDKAWEPITLVLAEDGTIVDDEDYFLCLPPNTKFVALARNEKWTSSCRDGGTAWLSRESIDEVDSGEEKWKHLARQLKDDLSSIILMSEEDLQVLIDVPCSDLAHELSQNQPKTQMLQDTLQQALDRREEERQSKQLLELYMKALKNEGSILIKASEPDAAPREEMNVVDTDSSNAGASTKRSLSSEILAALKEKRAPELSLDSQDLELVFKEDTEALALALSWDKQKTEALQQACDQELSRRLQQVQALHSLRSISKGKKKLPWGDWLSSKRKK, from the exons ATGGCGGGAGAGGCTCCCGGAAGCGGGGAGGGGGTCTCTCCGCTGAAGCAGTGCCTGATCCGGCGGAAGAGCCAGCAAGAGCACCACGGGGTGGCGGCCTCCTGCCTGCGGGAGCTGCGGAACAAGG CCTGTGACATTCTGGCCATTGACAAGGCCTGGGAGCCCATCACCTTAGTTCTGGCAGAGGATGGCACCATTGTGGATGATGAAGATTACTTCCTGTGTTTACCGCCCAACACCAAGTTTGTGGCACTGGCCAGGAATGAAAAGTGGACCAGCAGCTGCAGAG ATGGGGGCACAGCCTGGCTCTCAAGGGAGTCCATAGATGAAGTGGATAGTGGTGAAGAGAAGTGGAAGCATCTGGCAAGACAGCTGAAGGATGACCTGTCCAGCATCATTTTGATGTCTGAGGAAGACCTCCAG GTTCTCATTGATGTACCATGTTCAGACTTGGCCCATGAGCTTTCCCAAAATCAACCAAAAACCCAGATGTTACAGGACACCCTGCAGCAGGCGCTGGACAGACGAGAGGAAGAACGCCAATCCAAACAGCTCCTGGAACTCTACATGAAGGCCTTGAAGAATGAAGGCAGCATTTTAATCAAGGCATCAG AACCTGACGCTGCACCCAGGGAGGAGATGAATGTAGTCGACACTGATAGCAGCAATGCAGGTGCCTCCACCAAAAGATCGCTCAGTAGCGAGATCCTTGCTGCACTGAAAGAGAAACGTGCCCCAGAACTCAGCTTAGACAGTCAGGATCTAGAG CTGGTTTTCAAGGAAGACACAGAAGCCTTGGCTCTGGCACTGAGCTGGGATAAGCAGAAGACTGAAGCTCTCCAGCAGGCCTGTGATCAGGAGCTCTCCAGGCGCCTACAGCAAGTGCAGGCTCTACACTCCCTGAGGAGTATATCAAAGGGCAAGAAAAAGCTGCCCTGGGGAGACTGGTTGAGTTCAAAACGCAAGAAGTAA